Proteins encoded in a region of the Schaalia hyovaginalis genome:
- a CDS encoding aminotransferase class I/II-fold pyridoxal phosphate-dependent enzyme, protein MSELKVPIRPAVRALPRYAPGKSAEGAVKLSSNEMPLPPSATVTEAMRRALEAVNRYPDLTAVALRGAIAVRHGVDPDQVCIGTGSSALLVAALGAVCEPGDRVVYPWRSFESYPIAIPASHGVGVPVPLDSEG, encoded by the coding sequence ATGAGCGAGCTCAAAGTTCCGATCCGACCCGCGGTCCGGGCCCTGCCCCGATACGCGCCCGGCAAGAGCGCCGAAGGCGCGGTCAAGCTCTCCTCGAACGAGATGCCGCTACCGCCCTCGGCGACGGTGACGGAGGCGATGCGGCGCGCCCTGGAGGCGGTGAATCGCTACCCGGATCTCACCGCGGTCGCGCTCCGCGGGGCCATCGCCGTGCGGCACGGCGTCGATCCCGATCAGGTGTGCATCGGGACCGGTTCCTCGGCGCTCCTCGTGGCGGCTCTCGGCGCGGTGTGCGAGCCGGGCGATCGCGTCGTCTACCCGTGGCGTTCCTTCGAGTCCTATCCGATCGCGATCCCGGCGAGCCACGGGGTCGGAGTTCCGGTGCCCCTCGACTCCGAGGG
- a CDS encoding phage holin family protein encodes MEFLLRLIATMAGIWAATLIVPDIAFATGSTTGANLLTLAVIALVFTLVNSIVKPVVKTLAFPLYLLSFGLFALVTNALMFMLTGWLSTRLGFALSTGGFLSCLAGALITAIVSSIIASLVGAGKND; translated from the coding sequence ATGGAATTCCTGCTCCGCCTCATCGCGACCATGGCCGGCATCTGGGCGGCCACCCTGATCGTGCCCGATATCGCCTTCGCCACCGGCTCGACGACCGGCGCCAACCTGCTCACCCTCGCCGTGATCGCCCTCGTCTTCACGCTCGTGAACTCGATCGTGAAACCGGTCGTCAAGACTCTCGCCTTCCCACTCTACCTCCTGAGCTTCGGGCTCTTCGCCCTGGTCACCAACGCCCTCATGTTCATGCTGACGGGGTGGCTGTCGACCAGGCTGGGCTTCGCCCTGTCGACCGGCGGCTTCCTCTCCTGCCTGGCGGGCGCGCTCATCACGGCGATCGTGTCCTCGATCATCGCCTCGCTCGTCGGCGCCGGGAAGAACGACTGA
- a CDS encoding fructosamine kinase family protein, whose amino-acid sequence MRQWTKTDQRPGRIAFEASGLAWLAEAGPQGAKVVRVLESSPTRLREEHLVSAPPTRTAAEDFGRALARTHAAGASHLGAPPPGYTGAGWMGEAPLPLLDEEATGSWGAFYAEHRLLPYVKGAPFTSADRIAIDRLCERLASGELDHSQPALVSRSGRAARTHGDLWSGNVMWTEGGAVLIDPAAQGGHAEEDLAALGLFGCPHLERILAAYDEASPLEAGRAERVDLHRLHILFVHAFLFGGAYVGDCMRIVRRFT is encoded by the coding sequence ATGCGGCAGTGGACGAAGACGGATCAACGGCCCGGGCGCATCGCCTTCGAAGCCTCGGGGCTCGCCTGGCTGGCCGAAGCGGGCCCGCAGGGCGCGAAAGTCGTGCGCGTGCTCGAAAGCTCACCGACCCGCCTGCGTGAAGAGCACCTGGTGTCCGCACCCCCGACCCGGACCGCCGCCGAGGACTTCGGGCGCGCCCTGGCGCGCACGCACGCCGCGGGGGCCTCGCACCTCGGGGCGCCGCCGCCCGGCTACACGGGCGCCGGATGGATGGGCGAAGCGCCGCTCCCCCTCCTCGATGAGGAGGCCACCGGCTCCTGGGGCGCCTTCTACGCCGAGCACCGCCTCCTCCCCTACGTGAAGGGCGCGCCCTTCACCAGCGCGGACCGCATCGCGATCGACAGACTCTGCGAACGCCTCGCATCGGGAGAGCTCGATCATTCCCAACCGGCACTCGTCAGCAGGAGCGGGCGAGCCGCGCGCACGCACGGCGACCTCTGGTCGGGGAACGTCATGTGGACCGAGGGCGGTGCCGTCCTCATCGATCCGGCGGCTCAAGGCGGTCACGCCGAAGAGGACCTCGCCGCTCTCGGGCTCTTCGGCTGCCCCCACCTGGAGCGCATCCTCGCCGCCTACGACGAGGCCTCACCGCTCGAAGCGGGCCGGGCCGAGCGGGTGGACCTCCACCGCCTGCACATCCTCTTCGTGCACGCATTCCTCTTCGGCGGGGCCTACGTCGGCGACTGCATGCGGATCGTTCGTCGTTTCACCTGA